Proteins encoded together in one Paracidovorax wautersii window:
- a CDS encoding gamma-glutamylcyclotransferase family protein: MPEDFSDNDRRATPARYVFVYGTLRRGCSNDITRLSPPPRWVGEAELPGVLYTLGAYPGMRLEGHAAGDRPVRGEVYAIDPALEHVLDGIEGLVPGAAPQDDDEYSKREVRVRVAGQMLSCLMYEVHPRCALPAARLDHGNWRECK, encoded by the coding sequence ATGCCCGAGGATTTCTCCGACAACGACCGCCGGGCAACGCCAGCGCGCTACGTTTTTGTATACGGCACGTTGCGGCGTGGCTGCAGCAACGACATCACCCGGCTGTCGCCACCCCCGCGGTGGGTGGGTGAGGCGGAATTGCCGGGCGTGCTTTACACCCTCGGCGCCTACCCTGGAATGCGGCTAGAGGGGCACGCAGCAGGTGACCGCCCCGTGCGGGGAGAGGTCTACGCCATCGACCCTGCGCTGGAGCATGTATTGGATGGAATCGAGGGACTGGTTCCCGGCGCCGCACCCCAGGATGACGATGAGTACTCTAAAAGAGAGGTGCGTGTGCGCGTTGCCGGGCAGATGCTGTCCTGTTTGATGTACGAGGTTCATCCGCGTTGTGCTTTACCGGCTGCGCGGCTGGATCACGGCAACTGGCGCGAATGCAAGTGA
- the pheT gene encoding phenylalanine--tRNA ligase subunit beta — protein MQFPESWLREFCNPPLSTAELAETLTMAGLEVEELEAVAPPFTKIVVGEIKEAVQHPNADRLRVCQVDAGQGALLNIVCGAPNARVGIKVPCALVGAELPPGEDGKPFLIKVGKLRGVESQGMLCSARELKLSEENAGLLELPLDAPVGQDIRQYLNLDDTLFTLKLTPNLAHCLSVYGVAREVAALTGAPLKAPSFPAVPVVHADVLPVKVLDSDLCGRFSGRIVRNVNTLAKTPQWMVDRLARCGQRSVSPLVDISNYVMFELGRPSHIFDLDKIHGGLEVRWAREGETLKLLSGSTVTLDAKVGVIADGQAVESLAGIMGGDATAVSDDTRHIYIEAAFWWPKAVAGRSRRYNFSTDAGHRFERGVDPQLTVEHIERITQLVLNICGTPETVCGPIDDQQPAMPAPAPVTLRVARAAKVIGMPLTQAQCTDALVRLGLPVTQGEGSVTVVPPSYRFDLTIEEDLIEEVARMVGYNQLPTTKPLAPISPKLRAENRRSPFAVRRALAGLGYQETINFSFVEESWERELAGNTDPIRLLNPIASQLSVMRSSLIGSLLQVVKFNLDRKAPRVRVFELGRVFLRDAAVQNTDTTVQGFHQPMRVAGIACGSADALQWGCKDAGVDFFDVKGDVEALLAPRRATFEPAAHPAMHPGRCARVLVDGAPVGFVGELHPQWRQGWDLPQVPVLFELELDAVLQRDVPNFRAVGKQQAVERDVAIVVAERVTHAEVQAAIAAAVPATTLRSAVLFDVYRPKPAKGGEAAPTVGLAAGEKSLAVRLTLARDDAPLAEGEIDAAMQAVVQQLGERLGARLR, from the coding sequence ATGCAATTTCCTGAATCCTGGCTGCGCGAGTTCTGCAATCCGCCGCTCTCCACCGCCGAGCTGGCCGAAACGCTGACCATGGCCGGCCTCGAGGTCGAAGAACTGGAAGCCGTGGCCCCGCCGTTCACCAAGATCGTCGTCGGCGAGATCAAGGAAGCCGTTCAGCACCCGAATGCCGACCGCCTGCGCGTGTGCCAGGTCGATGCGGGGCAGGGCGCCTTGCTCAACATCGTCTGCGGCGCGCCAAACGCCCGCGTGGGCATCAAGGTGCCGTGCGCGCTGGTCGGTGCCGAGCTGCCGCCGGGCGAGGATGGCAAGCCTTTCCTGATCAAGGTCGGCAAGCTGCGCGGCGTGGAAAGCCAGGGCATGCTGTGCTCCGCGCGCGAGCTGAAGCTGTCCGAGGAAAACGCCGGCCTGCTGGAGCTGCCCCTGGATGCGCCCGTGGGCCAGGACATCCGCCAGTACCTGAACCTGGACGACACGCTGTTCACGCTCAAGCTCACGCCCAACCTGGCGCACTGCCTGAGCGTCTACGGCGTGGCGCGCGAAGTGGCGGCGCTGACCGGTGCGCCGCTGAAGGCGCCCAGCTTTCCCGCCGTGCCCGTGGTCCATGCGGACGTGCTGCCCGTGAAGGTGCTGGACAGCGACCTGTGCGGCCGCTTCTCCGGCCGCATCGTGCGCAACGTGAACACGCTGGCCAAGACCCCGCAGTGGATGGTCGACCGCCTGGCGCGCTGCGGGCAGCGCAGCGTGTCGCCGCTGGTGGACATCTCCAACTACGTGATGTTCGAGCTGGGCCGTCCGTCGCACATCTTCGATCTGGACAAGATCCACGGCGGGCTGGAAGTGCGCTGGGCGCGCGAGGGCGAGACGCTCAAGCTGCTCAGCGGCAGCACCGTCACGCTCGATGCCAAGGTGGGCGTGATCGCCGACGGGCAGGCCGTGGAATCGCTGGCCGGCATCATGGGCGGCGACGCCACGGCCGTGTCCGACGACACGCGCCACATCTACATCGAGGCCGCCTTCTGGTGGCCCAAGGCCGTGGCCGGCCGTTCGCGCCGCTACAACTTCTCCACCGACGCCGGCCACCGCTTCGAGCGCGGCGTGGACCCGCAACTGACCGTGGAGCACATTGAGCGCATCACGCAGCTGGTGCTGAACATCTGCGGCACGCCCGAGACGGTCTGCGGCCCCATAGACGACCAGCAGCCGGCGATGCCGGCGCCGGCACCCGTCACGCTGCGCGTCGCCCGTGCGGCCAAGGTCATCGGCATGCCGCTGACGCAGGCGCAGTGCACCGATGCGCTGGTGCGCCTGGGCCTGCCCGTCACGCAGGGCGAGGGCAGCGTCACCGTGGTGCCGCCGTCCTATCGTTTCGACCTGACCATCGAAGAGGACCTGATCGAGGAAGTCGCGCGCATGGTGGGCTACAACCAGCTGCCCACCACCAAGCCGCTGGCGCCGATCAGCCCGAAGCTGCGCGCCGAGAACCGCCGCAGCCCGTTCGCCGTGCGCCGTGCGCTGGCGGGCCTGGGCTATCAGGAGACCATCAACTTCAGCTTCGTCGAAGAGAGCTGGGAGCGCGAGCTGGCCGGCAACACTGACCCGATTCGCCTGCTGAATCCCATCGCCAGCCAGTTGAGCGTCATGCGCTCGTCGCTGATCGGTTCGCTGCTGCAGGTGGTGAAGTTCAACCTCGACCGCAAGGCGCCGCGCGTGCGCGTGTTCGAGCTGGGCCGCGTCTTCCTGCGCGACGCCGCCGTGCAGAACACGGACACCACCGTGCAGGGCTTCCATCAGCCGATGCGCGTGGCGGGCATCGCCTGCGGCAGTGCTGACGCGCTGCAGTGGGGCTGTAAGGACGCGGGCGTCGATTTCTTCGACGTCAAGGGCGATGTGGAGGCGCTGCTGGCGCCGCGCCGCGCCACGTTCGAGCCGGCTGCACACCCTGCGATGCATCCGGGCCGCTGCGCGCGGGTTCTGGTGGACGGCGCGCCGGTCGGCTTCGTCGGCGAACTGCATCCGCAGTGGCGCCAGGGCTGGGACCTGCCGCAGGTGCCGGTGCTCTTCGAGCTGGAGTTGGACGCCGTGCTGCAGCGCGATGTGCCGAACTTCCGCGCCGTGGGCAAGCAGCAAGCGGTAGAGCGCGACGTCGCCATCGTGGTGGCCGAGCGGGTGACGCATGCAGAGGTGCAGGCGGCCATTGCCGCCGCGGTGCCGGCCACGACTCTACGCTCCGCCGTGTTGTTCGATGTGTACCGTCCCAAGCCCGCGAAGGGCGGCGAGGCGGCTCCGACGGTCGGCCTGGCTGCGGGCGAGAAAAGCCTGGCGGTGCGCCTGACGTTGGCCCGCGACGATGCCCCACTCGCCGAGGGCGAAATCGACGCCGCCATGCAGGCCGTGGTGCAACAATTGGGCGAGCGCCTGGGCGCACGCCTGCGTTGA
- the thrS gene encoding threonine--tRNA ligase, producing MIQITLPDNSRREYPGPVSVADVARSIGPGLAKMTVAGKVDGKLVDASDLIDHDARLQIITPRDAEGVEIIRHSCAHLVGHAVKQLYPGAKMVIGPVIEEGFYYDIAFERPFTPEDIAAIEQRMKELIAQDYDVIKKMTPRAEVIDVFKARGEEYKLRLIDDMPDETAMGLYYHQEYVDMCRGPHVPNTRFLKAFKLTRVSGAYWRGDAKNEQLQRVYGTAWADKKDLDAYIQRIEEAEKRDHRKLGRELDLFHIDEHSPGTVFWHPKGWTIWQGVEQYMRQVYRDNGYQEVKGPQILDKHLWEKTGHWDKYRENMFTTESEKHDYALKPMNCPGHILIFNQGVKSYRDLPLRFGEFGQCHRNEPTGGLHGIMRVRAFTQDDGHIFCTEDQIQQECINFTTLLQKVYKDFGFTDIIYKVATRPEKRIGSEESWDKAENALIESLKASGCEYQIAVGDGAFYGPKLEYTLRDAIGRHWQCGTIQVDPSMPERLGAEYVGEDGARHRPIVLHRAIVGSLERFIGILIEQHAGALPTWLAPVQVAVLNITGAQDDYCREIAAKLQKALPNQDLRVVTDLRNEKITYKIREHSLQKLPYILVAGEKEKAAGAVAVRARGNRDLGVMSFEAFVALIAQDIASKA from the coding sequence ATGATTCAGATCACGCTTCCGGACAACTCCCGCCGCGAATATCCAGGCCCTGTATCCGTGGCCGACGTGGCGCGCTCCATCGGTCCGGGGCTGGCCAAGATGACCGTGGCCGGCAAGGTCGACGGCAAGCTCGTGGATGCCAGCGACCTCATTGACCACGATGCCCGCCTGCAGATCATCACACCGCGCGATGCCGAGGGCGTGGAGATCATTCGCCACTCGTGCGCCCACTTGGTAGGCCATGCCGTGAAGCAGTTGTACCCCGGTGCCAAGATGGTCATCGGCCCGGTGATCGAAGAAGGCTTCTATTACGACATCGCGTTCGAACGCCCGTTCACGCCCGAGGACATCGCCGCTATCGAGCAGCGCATGAAGGAGCTGATCGCACAGGACTACGACGTCATCAAGAAGATGACGCCGCGCGCGGAGGTCATCGACGTGTTCAAGGCGCGTGGCGAAGAGTACAAGCTGCGCCTGATCGATGACATGCCGGACGAAACCGCCATGGGCCTGTACTACCACCAGGAATACGTCGACATGTGCCGGGGCCCGCACGTGCCGAACACCCGTTTCCTGAAGGCGTTCAAGCTCACGCGCGTGTCGGGAGCCTACTGGCGAGGCGATGCCAAGAACGAGCAGTTGCAGCGTGTGTACGGCACGGCCTGGGCCGACAAGAAGGATCTGGATGCGTATATCCAGCGCATTGAAGAAGCGGAAAAGCGCGACCACCGCAAGCTGGGCCGCGAGCTCGACCTGTTCCACATCGACGAGCACTCGCCCGGCACGGTGTTCTGGCACCCCAAGGGCTGGACGATCTGGCAAGGCGTGGAGCAGTACATGCGCCAGGTCTACCGCGACAACGGCTATCAGGAAGTGAAGGGTCCGCAGATCCTCGACAAGCACCTGTGGGAGAAGACGGGCCACTGGGACAAGTACCGCGAGAACATGTTCACGACGGAGAGCGAGAAGCACGACTACGCGCTCAAGCCCATGAACTGCCCTGGCCACATCCTGATCTTCAACCAGGGCGTGAAGAGCTACCGCGACCTGCCGCTGCGCTTCGGCGAGTTCGGCCAGTGCCACCGCAACGAGCCCACGGGTGGGCTGCACGGCATCATGCGCGTGCGCGCCTTCACGCAGGACGATGGCCACATCTTCTGCACCGAAGACCAGATCCAGCAGGAGTGCATCAACTTCACGACGCTGCTGCAGAAGGTCTACAAGGATTTCGGCTTCACCGACATCATCTACAAGGTGGCCACGCGGCCTGAAAAGCGCATCGGTTCCGAAGAAAGCTGGGACAAGGCCGAGAACGCGCTGATCGAAAGTCTGAAGGCCTCGGGCTGCGAATACCAGATCGCCGTGGGCGATGGCGCTTTCTACGGTCCCAAGCTGGAGTACACCTTGCGCGACGCGATCGGCCGTCACTGGCAGTGCGGCACGATCCAGGTCGATCCGTCGATGCCGGAGCGCCTGGGCGCAGAGTACGTGGGCGAAGACGGCGCGCGCCACCGTCCCATCGTGCTGCACCGCGCGATCGTGGGCAGCCTAGAGCGATTCATCGGTATCCTGATCGAGCAGCACGCCGGCGCGCTGCCGACATGGCTCGCGCCAGTGCAGGTGGCGGTGCTCAATATCACGGGCGCGCAGGACGACTACTGTCGCGAAATTGCTGCAAAGCTCCAAAAAGCGCTGCCGAATCAAGACCTTAGGGTGGTGACCGATCTGCGCAACGAAAAGATTACGTATAAAATACGCGAGCATTCGTTGCAAAAGCTGCCTTACATCCTCGTCGCAGGCGAGAAAGAAAAGGCTGCTGGTGCCGTCGCAGTGCGCGCCCGGGGCAATCGAGACCTCGGTGTGATGTCCTTCGAAGCGTTCGTCGCGCTCATCGCCCAGGACATCGCTTCTAAAGCTTGA
- the rpmI gene encoding 50S ribosomal protein L35 produces MPKMKTKSSAKKRFRVRPGGTVKRGQAFKRHILTKKTTKNKRHLRGAVAVHETNMGSIAQMLPGMGV; encoded by the coding sequence ATGCCCAAAATGAAGACCAAGAGCAGCGCGAAGAAACGTTTCCGCGTTCGTCCCGGTGGCACCGTCAAGCGCGGTCAAGCCTTCAAGCGTCACATCTTGACGAAGAAGACCACCAAGAACAAGCGCCATCTGCGTGGTGCGGTTGCTGTGCACGAGACCAACATGGGCTCGATCGCACAAATGCTGCCCGGCATGGGCGTTTAA
- a CDS encoding EamA family transporter, translating into MPSSSFLLSARAPRLAPMLWAALLACYVVWGSTYLAIRVALTSFPPFFQMGTRFLVAGGLLMGWVAWRRCRASGSRGTLPPWPSGRQWLHALLIGGLMLGVGMGLTATASIHISSGLIAACIAVVPMMICGWGLLWGRRPSRGELIGMALGLGGVLLLMRGASFAASPASVACILAATAAWSLGSVLSTTRFALAPGASGFASEMLCGGTLLMVVSFALGERPQWPPQPAAIAAWLYLVVLGSLVAFSAYMSLLAHASAPLASSYAFVNPLIALLLGSALAGESVTRGEWLACAVILAAVLLILLARGRR; encoded by the coding sequence ATGCCTTCCTCTTCCTTTTTGCTGTCGGCGCGCGCTCCGCGCCTCGCTCCCATGCTCTGGGCGGCACTGCTTGCCTGTTACGTGGTCTGGGGCTCCACCTATCTGGCCATCCGCGTCGCTCTGACGAGCTTTCCGCCCTTCTTCCAGATGGGCACCCGCTTCCTGGTGGCGGGTGGCCTGCTGATGGGCTGGGTCGCCTGGCGCAGATGTCGCGCTTCAGGCAGCCGAGGGACGCTACCGCCCTGGCCCAGCGGCCGGCAGTGGCTGCACGCGCTGCTGATCGGCGGCCTGATGCTCGGAGTCGGGATGGGACTGACCGCCACGGCTAGCATCCACATCAGTTCCGGACTCATCGCGGCCTGCATTGCCGTGGTACCGATGATGATCTGCGGCTGGGGCCTGCTGTGGGGCCGCAGGCCTTCCCGGGGGGAGTTGATCGGCATGGCGCTCGGCTTGGGCGGGGTGCTGCTGTTGATGCGCGGCGCCAGCTTCGCCGCATCGCCCGCAAGCGTCGCCTGCATCCTTGCGGCAACGGCGGCCTGGTCCCTGGGATCGGTGCTGTCGACCACCCGCTTTGCGCTGGCGCCCGGCGCCAGCGGCTTCGCCAGTGAGATGCTGTGCGGTGGCACGCTGCTCATGGTGGTGTCCTTCGCGCTTGGCGAGCGCCCGCAGTGGCCGCCGCAGCCCGCCGCCATCGCAGCCTGGCTGTATCTGGTGGTACTGGGGTCGTTGGTCGCTTTCAGTGCCTATATGTCCCTGCTGGCGCATGCCAGCGCACCGCTGGCTTCCAGCTATGCCTTCGTGAATCCGCTGATCGCGCTGCTGCTGGGCAGCGCCCTGGCGGGCGAATCGGTCACCCGCGGGGAATGGCTTGCGTGCGCGGTCATCCTGGCGGCCGTGTTGCTGATCCTGCTCGCGCGGGGCCGCCGCTGA
- a CDS encoding DMT family transporter: protein MSLVGSYVALSKPLAAAFPVFLLAWLRFGIGGIAMLHWLRKPVDEPPLTPRTQALLFLHSFLGNFLFTVCMIYGVSLTSATSAGVIMAAIPAAVAVMSWLFLHERVAPRTWVAVGCAAIGIALFSLSNTGSAAHTAGTQTAAAGNLQWLGHLLLLAASLCEAAYSVIGKKLTGTLGPKRITSLINLWGFAIATPLGLYFAWSFDFSAVSPGTWALLVFYALAACMWTVWLWMTGLKAVPAAQGGVFTVLLPVSAALVGVLVLGERFTAMQLLAFAIALASVVLATFPSRAALRVGRKTARPG, encoded by the coding sequence ATGTCGCTGGTCGGCAGCTACGTCGCACTCTCCAAGCCGCTGGCGGCGGCTTTCCCCGTGTTCCTTCTGGCGTGGCTGCGCTTCGGCATCGGCGGAATCGCCATGCTGCACTGGCTCCGCAAGCCGGTCGACGAGCCCCCTCTGACTCCACGCACGCAGGCCCTGCTGTTCCTGCACTCCTTCCTGGGCAACTTCCTGTTCACGGTCTGCATGATCTATGGGGTGAGCCTGACCAGCGCTACATCGGCCGGCGTGATCATGGCGGCCATCCCCGCCGCCGTGGCGGTCATGAGCTGGCTGTTCCTGCACGAGCGCGTGGCGCCCCGCACCTGGGTCGCCGTGGGCTGTGCCGCGATCGGCATCGCGCTGTTTTCGCTGTCGAACACTGGCAGTGCGGCGCACACAGCCGGCACACAGACTGCGGCCGCTGGGAACCTGCAATGGCTGGGCCACCTTCTGCTGCTGGCCGCCTCCCTTTGCGAGGCAGCCTACTCCGTCATCGGCAAGAAGCTCACCGGTACGCTGGGCCCCAAGCGCATCACCTCGCTGATCAATCTGTGGGGCTTCGCCATCGCGACGCCGCTGGGCCTGTACTTCGCCTGGAGTTTCGACTTCTCCGCCGTCTCGCCCGGCACCTGGGCGCTGCTGGTGTTCTACGCGCTGGCAGCGTGCATGTGGACTGTCTGGCTTTGGATGACCGGCCTAAAGGCCGTCCCCGCGGCCCAAGGAGGCGTGTTCACGGTGCTACTGCCGGTGAGTGCCGCACTCGTCGGAGTGCTGGTGCTGGGCGAGCGGTTCACGGCCATGCAGCTGCTGGCGTTCGCCATCGCCCTGGCCAGCGTCGTGCTGGCCACGTTTCCTTCACGTGCCGCACTGCGGGTAGGGCGGAAGACGGCGCGGCCAGGCTGA
- the pheS gene encoding phenylalanine--tRNA ligase subunit alpha has protein sequence MNELDALVQSAQQLFAQTATPADLENAKAQFLGKSGRLTELMKGMAQLSVEEKKSRGAAINVAKQAIEAALTARRQALADAELQLQLKAEALDVTLPGRQRGQGGLHPVSLTLERIESIFGSMGFDVAEGPEIETDWFNFTALNTPEDHPARSMHDTFYVEGGTPEAPNLLRTHTSPMQVRHAVQHVKKYRHLLDAGQSMPEIRVIAPGRTYRVDSDATHSPMFHQCEGLWIGENVSFKDLKVVFTDFCRTFFESDDLVLRFRPSFFPFTEPSAEVDIQFQAGPLAGRWLEVAGSGQVHPNVVRNMGLDPEKYIGFAFGMGPDRLTMLRYGVNDLRLFFDGDIRFLSQFQ, from the coding sequence ATGAACGAGTTGGATGCTCTGGTCCAGAGCGCGCAGCAGCTGTTTGCGCAGACCGCCACCCCCGCTGATCTGGAAAACGCCAAGGCACAGTTCCTGGGCAAGTCGGGGCGCCTCACCGAGCTCATGAAGGGCATGGCGCAGCTGTCGGTGGAAGAGAAGAAGTCGCGCGGCGCTGCCATCAACGTGGCCAAGCAGGCGATCGAGGCGGCCCTCACGGCGCGCCGCCAGGCGCTGGCCGATGCCGAACTGCAGCTCCAGCTCAAGGCCGAGGCGCTCGACGTGACGCTGCCGGGCCGCCAGCGCGGGCAGGGCGGCCTGCATCCGGTGTCGCTGACACTGGAGCGCATCGAGTCCATCTTCGGCTCCATGGGTTTCGACGTGGCCGAGGGCCCCGAGATCGAGACCGACTGGTTCAACTTCACCGCGCTGAACACGCCGGAAGACCATCCCGCGCGCTCGATGCACGACACCTTCTATGTGGAAGGCGGCACGCCCGAGGCGCCCAACCTGCTGCGCACGCACACCAGCCCGATGCAGGTGCGCCATGCCGTGCAGCACGTCAAGAAATACCGCCATCTGCTGGACGCCGGCCAGTCCATGCCCGAGATCCGCGTGATCGCGCCCGGCCGCACCTACCGCGTGGACAGCGATGCCACCCATTCGCCGATGTTCCACCAGTGCGAAGGCCTGTGGATCGGTGAGAACGTGAGCTTCAAGGACCTGAAGGTCGTCTTCACCGACTTTTGCCGTACCTTCTTCGAAAGCGATGACCTGGTGCTGCGCTTCCGTCCGAGCTTCTTCCCGTTCACCGAGCCCAGCGCCGAAGTGGACATCCAGTTCCAGGCGGGCCCGCTGGCCGGCCGCTGGCTGGAAGTGGCCGGCTCCGGCCAGGTGCACCCGAACGTGGTGCGCAACATGGGCTTGGACCCCGAGAAGTACATCGGCTTCGCCTTCGGCATGGGGCCCGACCGCCTGACCATGCTGCGCTACGGCGTGAACGACCTGCGCCTGTTCTTCGACGGCGATATCCGCTTCCTGTCGCAGTTCCAGTAA
- a CDS encoding Lrp/AsnC family transcriptional regulator gives MDSHDGCILAELQADGRLSMAELGRRVHLSQPAVTERVRKLEAAGVIQGYGARVDYARLGYGIRAIIRVGRAEYARLVHLIENTPEVVNAYNVTGDDSWVLEIVVIDVSHLDAVVTGFCLLAQTSTCIVLNVPREHAVVLPARRDSIRPPIRKVTGR, from the coding sequence ATGGATTCCCACGATGGCTGTATCTTGGCCGAACTGCAGGCAGATGGGCGTCTATCCATGGCAGAGCTGGGCCGTCGCGTGCACCTGAGCCAACCCGCGGTGACCGAGCGCGTGCGCAAGCTCGAAGCCGCCGGGGTGATCCAGGGCTATGGCGCGCGCGTGGATTACGCCCGGCTGGGCTACGGTATCCGGGCCATCATTCGGGTGGGGCGGGCCGAATACGCCCGGTTGGTGCACTTGATAGAGAACACGCCAGAGGTGGTCAATGCCTACAACGTGACCGGCGATGACAGCTGGGTGCTGGAGATCGTCGTGATCGACGTGAGCCACCTGGATGCGGTGGTGACGGGCTTCTGCCTGTTGGCGCAGACGTCGACCTGCATCGTGCTGAACGTCCCGCGCGAACACGCGGTGGTCCTGCCCGCCCGGCGTGACAGCATCCGTCCTCCTATCCGCAAGGTCACCGGCCGGTGA
- the infC gene encoding translation initiation factor IF-3, whose protein sequence is MATEFRDRRQREERKHRLNREIMAPEVRLSGPDNEPLGVVSLMEALRMAGELDVDLVEIAATANPPVCRLMDYGKFKYQEQKRAAEAKAKQTVIEIKEVKFRPGTDDGDYNIKMRNIRRFLADGDKCKITLRFRGREITHQQLGLDLLNRIRDELGDSILIEQFPKLEGRQMIMMIAPSRKKPAPAKPADGGAAAPAAAPAGQAS, encoded by the coding sequence ATCGCTACTGAATTTCGTGATCGTCGCCAGCGCGAGGAGCGCAAGCACCGCCTGAACCGTGAAATCATGGCCCCCGAGGTTCGCCTCTCCGGCCCTGACAACGAGCCTTTGGGCGTCGTAAGCCTCATGGAAGCCCTCCGCATGGCGGGCGAGCTGGATGTGGACCTGGTGGAGATTGCCGCCACGGCCAACCCTCCCGTGTGCCGCCTGATGGACTATGGCAAGTTCAAGTACCAGGAACAGAAGCGCGCGGCCGAGGCCAAGGCCAAGCAGACGGTCATCGAGATCAAGGAGGTCAAGTTCCGTCCCGGTACGGACGATGGCGACTACAACATCAAGATGCGCAATATCCGCCGCTTCCTGGCGGACGGTGACAAGTGCAAGATCACGCTGCGTTTCCGCGGCCGTGAAATCACTCACCAGCAGCTGGGCCTGGACCTGCTGAACCGCATTCGTGACGAGTTGGGTGACAGCATCCTGATCGAGCAGTTCCCCAAGCTGGAAGGGCGCCAGATGATCATGATGATCGCGCCCAGCCGCAAGAAGCCGGCGCCGGCCAAGCCGGCCGATGGCGGTGCTGCAGCCCCGGCTGCGGCTCCCGCCGGGCAGGCCAGCTGA
- the rplT gene encoding 50S ribosomal protein L20 has translation MPRVKRGVTARARHKKVLALSKGFRGRRGNVFRIAKQAVMKAGQYAYRDRRTKKRVFRQLWIARINAAARELGLTYSQFANGLKKASIEIDRKMLADLAVHDKAAFGSIVEQVKAKLAA, from the coding sequence ATGCCTCGCGTCAAACGTGGTGTAACGGCCCGTGCCCGTCACAAGAAAGTTCTGGCCCTCTCCAAGGGTTTCCGTGGTCGCCGCGGTAATGTCTTCCGCATCGCCAAACAGGCGGTAATGAAGGCTGGGCAATATGCCTACCGTGATCGCCGCACCAAGAAGCGCGTGTTCCGCCAACTGTGGATCGCCCGTATCAACGCCGCTGCACGTGAACTGGGCCTGACCTACAGCCAGTTCGCCAACGGCCTGAAGAAGGCTTCCATCGAGATCGACCGCAAGATGCTGGCCGACCTCGCGGTGCACGACAAGGCTGCTTTCGGCAGCATCGTGGAACAAGTCAAGGCCAAGCTGGCTGCTTGA
- the aceA gene encoding isocitrate lyase yields the protein MPESLNAQLSRDQQIAALENDWAHNPRWKGLKRGYSAADVVRLRGSLQPEYTLARRGAEKLWDKINGGAKKGYVNAFGAISAGQAMQQAKAGLEAVYLSGWQVAADGNSSETMYPDQSLYAYDSVPTMVRRINNTFKRADEIQWGRGINPGDKEFIDYFLPIVADAEAGFGGVLNAFELMKNMIAAGAAGVHFEDQLAAVKKCGHMGGKVLVPTHEAVEKLIAARFAADTMGVPTIILARTDAEAANLITSDHDANDKPFLTGERTQEGFYRVKNGLEQAISRGVAYAPYADLVWCETGTPDLGFAREFAEAVHAASPGKLLSYNCSPSFNWKKNLDDKTIARFQDELSALGYKYQFITLAGIHINWYNTFQFAHAYARGEGMKHYVEQVQQPEFEAREKGYTFVSHQQEVGAGYFDDVTTVIQGGSSSVKALTGSTEEEQFH from the coding sequence ATGCCCGAATCGCTCAATGCCCAGCTCAGCCGTGACCAACAGATTGCCGCCTTGGAGAACGACTGGGCCCACAACCCCCGCTGGAAGGGGCTCAAGCGCGGCTACTCCGCTGCCGACGTGGTGCGCCTGAGGGGCAGCCTGCAGCCGGAATACACGCTGGCCCGCCGTGGTGCGGAGAAGCTCTGGGACAAGATCAATGGCGGTGCCAAGAAAGGCTACGTGAATGCCTTTGGCGCCATCTCCGCTGGCCAAGCCATGCAGCAGGCCAAGGCTGGCTTGGAAGCGGTGTATCTGTCGGGTTGGCAGGTCGCAGCCGACGGCAATTCGTCCGAGACCATGTACCCCGACCAGTCGCTGTACGCCTATGACTCGGTGCCGACCATGGTTCGCCGCATCAACAACACCTTCAAGCGTGCCGACGAGATCCAGTGGGGCCGTGGCATCAATCCTGGCGACAAGGAATTCATCGACTATTTCCTGCCCATCGTCGCCGATGCGGAGGCCGGCTTCGGCGGCGTGCTGAATGCCTTCGAACTGATGAAGAACATGATCGCCGCGGGCGCTGCCGGCGTGCACTTCGAAGACCAACTGGCTGCCGTGAAGAAGTGCGGCCACATGGGCGGCAAGGTGCTGGTTCCCACCCATGAGGCTGTCGAGAAGCTGATCGCAGCCCGTTTTGCGGCGGACACCATGGGCGTGCCTACCATCATCCTGGCGCGTACCGACGCAGAGGCCGCCAACCTCATCACGTCCGACCACGATGCGAATGACAAGCCGTTCCTGACCGGCGAGCGGACCCAGGAAGGCTTCTACCGCGTGAAGAACGGCCTGGAGCAGGCCATCAGCCGCGGCGTTGCCTATGCGCCGTATGCCGATCTTGTGTGGTGCGAAACCGGTACGCCCGACCTGGGCTTTGCCCGCGAGTTCGCCGAGGCCGTGCATGCCGCATCCCCCGGCAAGTTGTTGTCGTACAACTGCTCGCCTTCCTTCAACTGGAAGAAGAACCTGGACGACAAGACCATCGCCCGCTTCCAGGATGAGCTGTCCGCACTGGGCTACAAGTACCAGTTCATCACGTTGGCGGGCATCCATATCAACTGGTACAACACCTTCCAGTTCGCCCATGCATACGCTCGCGGCGAAGGCATGAAGCACTACGTGGAGCAGGTGCAGCAGCCCGAGTTCGAGGCGCGCGAGAAGGGCTACACCTTCGTGTCGCACCAGCAGGAAGTGGGCGCAGGTTACTTCGACGACGTGACCACGGTGATCCAGGGCGGTTCCTCCAGCGTGAAGGCGCTGACGGGCTCCACCGAGGAAGAGCAGTTCCACTGA